From a single Brassica rapa cultivar Chiifu-401-42 chromosome A01, CAAS_Brap_v3.01, whole genome shotgun sequence genomic region:
- the LOC103868909 gene encoding uncharacterized protein LOC103868909 — protein MPRRLNDSVRGRFTSTALLFIGLISCLTVYAVFFNILRPRPQDHTLDSAVRFTDSRDHARVDGGGCCRGVANLELWGPAVKWGTDFKFESPGECCKACKAMCSGNDGPCLCDTWVFCGNKEACGPKFGECWLKKQKDVLVPDRQEGGQKFMWTSGLIFGQGQGIVGFETDHGVLHVKLHPECAPHSVYYILSLLTQRHCAGCQFHRAENRGSYWDSEGYHINNAPYGPPYAMIQGILQPEGNIFTPVPTEHCPTITRGSVAWVGSGPEFFISLANHHEWKQSYTVFGSVLPEDMDVAERIAGLPTIADVWNSVNVSVLEKPVSLTVRRMKSGQEQAEPGS, from the exons ATGCCCCGTCGATTAAACGACAGCGTTCGTGGTCGTTTCACCTCCACCGCTCTCCTCTTCATCGGTCTGATCTCTTGTCTTACCGTCTACGCCGTCTTCTTTAATATTCTCCGTCCCCGTCCCCAAGATCACACACTCGATTCGGCCGTCCGGTTCACGGACTCGCGAGATCATGCCCGTGTAGACGGCGGCGGGTGTTGCCGTGGAGTGGCTAATCTGGAGCTGTGGGGACCGGCGGTGAAGTGGGGGACGGATTTCAAGTTTGAGTCGCCGGGTGAATGTTGCAAGGCGTGTAAAGCTATGTGCAGCGGTAACGACGGGCCTTGCTTGTGCGATACGTGGGTGTTCTGTGGAAACAAAGAGGCTTGCGGGCCCAAGTTTGGAGAG TGTTGGTTGAAGAAGCAGAAAGATGTCTTGGTGCCTGATCGACAGGAAGGTGGGCAGAAATTTATGTGGACTTCTGGGCTTATCTTCGGACAAGGCCAG GGCATTGTTGGTTTTGAGACTGACCACGGTGTACTTCATGTCAAA CTTCACCCTGAGTGCGCTCCTCACTCAGTGTACTACATTCTTAGTTTGTTAACTCAACGCCACTGCGCAGGCTGCCAGTTTCATCGGGCAGAGAACCGGGGATCATATTGGGACTCAGAAGGCTATCATATAAACAAT GCTCCCTACGGTCCACCATACGCCATGATTCAAGGCATACTCCAGCCCGAGGGAAACATCTTCACGCCAGTCCCAACCGAGCACTGCCCAACCATAACCCGTGGCTCTGTTGCATGGGTCGGATCAGGACCAGAATTCTTCATCAGTCTAGCAAACCACCACGAATGGAAGCAATCTTACACTGTATTCGGATCTGTTTTACCAGAAGACATGGACGTTGCTGAGAGGATTGCAGGTTTACCAACAATAGCCGATGTCTGGAACAGCGTTAATGTCTCTGTCCTGGAGAAACCGGTGTCGTTAACTGTACGGAGAATGAAGTCGGGCCAAGAACAAGCAGAGCCCGGTTCGTGA
- the LOC103868920 gene encoding protein FIP2 codes for MSTPDGSPVAMAVDPSTAVTVASTTTRRVPPPCWNDEETAALVNAYKDKWFALRRGNLRAADWDDVAAAVSSLHTLGGPAKSAIQCRHKIEKLRKRYRGEKQRSLNRPGKFSSSWDLFPILDAMEFAPVTPTAVEPYDPDLDNDDESNGLDGFRVRSKRSGKFDSPRDGFGVRSRSKSQMKMYGGFDSDHDSGGGFGLKRRYNGNPKVSGDFDADSDEEIVLVPKATRLKGSHGKPSSGEFGGGFPLKSFGDRSFASHGFKAKNFSKPEANFSPEMDYDDEFDEGFNPRIQHSRSSSRANGYGRKDGSYPRSNNTGVSNGYGSSSRFKHEQMNAADVESDPIDEVVSSVKMLTEMFVRVENSKMEMMREMEKTRMEMELKHCQMMLESQQQIIGAFAEALSEKKSTNARRPGS; via the coding sequence ATGTCAACCCCCGATGGATCTCCCGTCGCCATGGCCGTCGATCCTTCCACCGCCGTCACCGTCGCGTCCACCACGACCAGGAGAGTCCCGCCTCCGTGCTGGAACGACGAGGAGACTGCTGCCCTCGTCAACGCCTACAAAGACAAGTGGTTCGCCCTCCGCCGCGGGAACCTCCGCGCGGCTGATTGGGACGACGTCGCCGCCGCTGTCTCCTCGCTGCATACCCTCGGAGGTCCGGCGAAATCAGCGATCCAATGCCGACACAAGATCGAGAAGCTTCGGAAACGTTACCGCGGCGAGAAGCAGAGGTCTCTGAACCGGCCAGGCAAGTTCTCTTCCTCTTGGGATCTGTTCCCTATATTGGATGCGATGGAGTTCGCGCCGGTGACTCCAACCGCCGTGGAACCGTACGATCCGGATCTGGATAACGACGATGAGAGTAACGGTTTAGATGGATTTAGGGTTAGGTCGAAGAGGTCTGGGAAATTCGATTCGCCTCGAGATGGGTTTGGGGTTAGATCTAGGTCAAAGAGTCAGATGAAGATGTACGGCGGTTTCGATTCAGATCACGACTCAGGAGGTGGGTTTGGGTTGAAGAGGAGGTACAATGGTAACCCTAAGGTTAGTGGTGACTTCGATGCTGATTCTGATGAAGAGATTGTGTTAGTGCCTAAGGCAACTAGGCTTAAGGGCTCTCATGGGAAGCCTTCTTCAGGTGAGTTTGGTGGTGGGTTTCCGTTGAAGTCCTTTGGTGATCGGAGTTTCGCTTCTCATGGGTTTAAAGCCAAGAACTTTAGTAAGCCTGAAGCCAATTTCTCTCCGGAGATGGATTATGATGATGAGTTTGATGAAGGGTTCAACCCGAGGATTCAACACTCTAGGAGCTCGTCGCGAGCCAATGGTTATGGAAGAAAGGACGGGAGTTATCCCCGGAGCAACAACACGGGTGTGTCTAATGGTTATGGGTCGTCGTCTAGGTTCAAGCACGAGCAGATGAATGCAGCAGATGTTGAGTCTGACCCGATTGATGAAGTTGTGTCTTCGGTGAAGATGTTGACAGAGATGTTCGTGAGAGTGGAGAATTCgaagatggagatgatgagggaGATGGAGAAGACGAGGATGGAGATGGAGCTGAAGCATTGCCAGATGATGCTTGAGTCGCAGCAGCAGATCATAGGCGCGTTTGCTGAAGCATTGAGTGAGAAAAAGAGCACGAACGCAAGGAGGCCTGGTTCGTAG